Proteins encoded within one genomic window of Vicinamibacteria bacterium:
- a CDS encoding DUF819 family protein has protein sequence MSGGTALVAEPLAVLVVIALVVVVSLKLEAHVSFFRSMGAALVALVLGMVLSNAGVVPGESSVYGFLQGTGVSLGIVLILTAVDVRSIVDAGPKMLAAFGLGAFGSAVGAMVAGFFLRGPIGDETWKLAGQFTGTYVGGGVNFAALAQAFDTSSDLFTAAIAADVILTAFWMAACLAVPVILGRRKPQGLRFDSGDDDAGPEGPMTLERSLYSSGVPVGVADAASLIVVALGALLGARLLASQIPVVPEVLWLTTLALASAQIPAVKRLAGAAMIGNYLVLLFLASNGAQSVVQNIVRVGPAVFYFACITVGVHGIILFGSGRLLKLDPGTLAVASQANIGGAASAMAMASARGYTDRLLPGVAVGLLGYALGNYLGVFVAAVMRSAL, from the coding sequence GCTCGTCGCCGAGCCGCTCGCCGTGCTCGTCGTCATCGCCCTCGTCGTGGTCGTTTCGCTGAAGCTCGAAGCGCACGTGTCGTTCTTCCGCTCGATGGGCGCGGCCCTCGTCGCTCTCGTTCTGGGGATGGTGCTATCGAATGCAGGGGTCGTTCCGGGAGAGTCGAGCGTCTACGGCTTTCTTCAGGGAACCGGTGTGAGTCTCGGGATCGTGCTCATCCTGACTGCCGTCGACGTACGCTCGATCGTGGACGCTGGACCCAAGATGCTGGCCGCCTTCGGCCTTGGTGCCTTCGGCTCCGCCGTCGGTGCAATGGTCGCCGGGTTTTTTCTCCGCGGGCCGATCGGCGACGAGACCTGGAAGCTCGCGGGACAGTTCACGGGTACTTATGTGGGCGGAGGCGTGAACTTCGCCGCGCTCGCCCAGGCGTTCGACACGTCGAGCGATCTCTTCACCGCAGCCATCGCCGCGGACGTCATCCTCACGGCGTTCTGGATGGCGGCCTGTCTCGCCGTTCCGGTGATCCTGGGAAGGCGCAAGCCGCAAGGGCTCCGATTCGACTCCGGTGATGACGACGCGGGCCCTGAGGGGCCCATGACCCTCGAGCGCTCGCTCTATTCGAGCGGAGTGCCCGTCGGTGTTGCCGACGCCGCGTCCCTGATCGTGGTCGCGCTCGGCGCCCTCCTCGGCGCGCGTCTGCTCGCCAGTCAGATCCCCGTCGTCCCCGAGGTGCTGTGGCTTACGACGCTCGCTCTGGCTTCGGCTCAGATTCCGGCGGTCAAGCGCTTGGCGGGAGCGGCCATGATCGGCAACTATCTCGTGCTTTTGTTCCTCGCGAGCAACGGGGCGCAGTCGGTCGTTCAGAATATCGTTCGGGTGGGACCGGCGGTCTTCTATTTTGCCTGTATCACCGTGGGGGTCCACGGCATCATCCTCTTCGGTTCTGGCAGACTCTTGAAGCTCGACCCCGGGACCCTTGCGGTGGCCTCCCAGGCGAACATCGGAGGTGCCGCTTCGGCGATGGCGATGGCGAGCGCCCGCGGGTATACGGATCGCTTGCTTCCTGGAGTCGCCGTCGGACTTCTCGGCTACGCCTTAGGGAACTACCTCGGCGTGTTCGTGGCCGCAGTGATGCGTTCCGCGCTGTGA
- a CDS encoding transporter substrate-binding domain-containing protein, protein MRRIKSLALSSLASVLFSYCGASEEQASLELAQQEAPAPADQEEIPPPPEPEPLPPGLAPIAEPWTGDLPGMAERRVVRFLVVQSPVLYFVDKGRELGLTYESIKAFEEHLNESLGSGHVKVHAVPVPVSRGELIPKLLSGEGDIAAATLTVTPDRLQQVDFSDPLARDIAEVVVSGAGSAPVSSLDELSGKEVHVRLSSSYAEHLEPLNDRLVSEGKAPIEIVPADEILEDGDLIEMVAAGLIPATVADSFIAELWKEVFPGIVLHADAPVSTGGDIAWAFRKDSPELAKMVNTFVKSQKQGTLMGNMLIKKYLKTTKWLKNARSEEDIARFRSMVALFQKYAAQYDFDWLLMVAQGYQESGLDQSKRSHVGAIGVMQVMPATARDQAVDIPDIENLESNIHAGIKYNRWVADNFFGDESIRKLDRALFSFASYNAGPGRVRSLRREAEEQGLDPNRWFNNVELIAAKRIGRETVQYVSNIYKYYIAYQLILRQEERREKARVSGGP, encoded by the coding sequence ATGAGAAGAATCAAATCCCTGGCGCTTTCATCGCTCGCGTCGGTCCTGTTCTCTTACTGCGGCGCTTCTGAGGAGCAGGCCTCGCTGGAGCTCGCGCAGCAGGAGGCCCCGGCTCCGGCAGATCAAGAGGAAATCCCGCCGCCTCCGGAGCCCGAACCGCTCCCACCCGGACTTGCTCCCATCGCGGAGCCCTGGACGGGAGACCTCCCCGGCATGGCCGAACGCCGCGTCGTCCGTTTTCTCGTCGTTCAGAGCCCGGTTCTCTACTTTGTGGACAAGGGCCGCGAGCTCGGTTTGACCTACGAGTCCATCAAAGCCTTCGAGGAGCACCTCAACGAGTCTCTCGGCTCGGGCCACGTAAAGGTGCACGCAGTGCCCGTGCCCGTCTCCCGGGGCGAGCTGATTCCGAAGCTTCTTTCCGGAGAGGGGGACATCGCCGCCGCGACGCTCACCGTCACGCCCGACCGGCTCCAGCAAGTGGATTTCTCGGATCCGCTCGCGCGCGACATCGCCGAGGTCGTCGTTAGTGGCGCGGGCAGCGCCCCCGTGTCCAGCCTGGACGAGTTGTCAGGGAAGGAGGTTCACGTTCGCCTCTCGAGCAGCTACGCCGAGCATCTTGAGCCGCTGAACGATCGCCTCGTCTCCGAGGGCAAGGCCCCCATCGAGATCGTTCCCGCGGACGAGATTCTCGAGGACGGCGACCTCATCGAGATGGTTGCCGCGGGGCTGATCCCCGCTACTGTCGCCGACAGCTTCATCGCCGAGCTCTGGAAGGAAGTTTTCCCCGGCATCGTGCTCCACGCCGACGCGCCGGTTTCGACGGGTGGCGACATCGCCTGGGCGTTTCGAAAAGACAGCCCCGAGCTTGCCAAGATGGTCAACACGTTCGTGAAGAGCCAGAAGCAGGGGACATTGATGGGGAACATGCTCATCAAGAAGTACCTGAAGACCACGAAATGGTTGAAGAACGCCCGGAGTGAGGAGGACATCGCCCGCTTCCGTTCCATGGTGGCTCTCTTCCAGAAATACGCCGCCCAGTACGACTTCGATTGGCTCCTGATGGTGGCACAGGGATATCAGGAATCCGGCCTCGACCAGTCGAAGCGGAGCCATGTGGGCGCGATTGGCGTCATGCAGGTCATGCCCGCGACGGCGCGTGACCAGGCCGTCGACATCCCGGATATCGAGAACCTAGAGAGCAACATCCATGCGGGTATCAAGTACAACCGGTGGGTGGCCGACAACTTCTTCGGCGACGAGTCGATCCGCAAGCTTGACAGGGCCCTGTTTTCCTTCGCTTCGTACAACGCCGGGCCGGGCCGTGTCCGGAGCCTGAGACGCGAAGCCGAAGAACAAGGACTCGATCCGAATCGCTGGTTCAACAACGTCGAGCTCATCGCCGCGAAGCGCATTGGACGGGAGACGGTGCAGTATGTGAGCAATATCTACAAGTATTACATCGCCTATCAGCTCATCCTGAGACAGGAGGAGCGGCGCGAGAAGGCCCGGGTGTCGGGGGGGCCGTAA